One Halosegnis longus DNA window includes the following coding sequences:
- a CDS encoding ribonucleoside-diphosphate reductase subunit alpha → MSQLEPALDDVKRQHEEPFYWLNEDSRAFLDEGYLLEGVTAEERVREIGERAEEILDDDGFADKFYEYMSRGFYSLASPVWSNFGLDRGLPISCFGSYMEDNMESILYTQAEVGEMTKLGGGTSGYFGEIRPRGSPITNNGKSNGSYSFTELFDTIINVVSQGETRRGQFAGYIDVEHDDLEEWLNIKTEGDPVQDIYYGVIIGDDWFQAMVDGDEAKRETWAEIIETRINIGVPYIIFRDNMNEGKPQVYKDKGYEINASNLCTEIALPATQDESFVCCLSSMNALHYDEWKDTDAVETLTRFLDAVMEEFIQEAEGTQFMERPVRFAKRHRAIGIGVLGWHSYLQSEMIPFDSMEAMEKNQEIFSTIRERSYEESRRLADEFGEPEVLEGYGRRNTTTMSVAPTKSSSVILGQVSPSIEPLKSNYFVRDGAKLKSTQKNRFLEAILKKRGRDEREVWDSIAQKDGSVQHLDCLTDEEKDVFKTFAEIPQMAIINQAAQRQTYIDQAQSLNISIDPSEVSVKEINQLYISAWEKGVKSLYYQNSVNAAQKFSRDILECKACES, encoded by the coding sequence ATGTCACAATTAGAGCCAGCACTCGACGATGTGAAACGGCAGCACGAGGAACCATTCTATTGGCTGAACGAGGATAGCAGGGCGTTCCTCGACGAGGGGTACCTGCTGGAGGGCGTCACGGCCGAAGAGCGCGTCAGGGAGATCGGGGAGCGGGCTGAAGAGATCCTAGACGACGACGGCTTCGCGGACAAGTTCTACGAGTACATGAGCCGGGGGTTCTACAGCCTCGCGAGTCCCGTGTGGTCGAACTTCGGTCTGGACCGGGGGCTCCCGATCAGCTGCTTCGGGAGCTACATGGAGGATAACATGGAGAGCATCCTCTACACGCAGGCCGAAGTGGGCGAGATGACCAAGCTGGGTGGCGGCACCAGCGGGTACTTTGGCGAAATCCGGCCCCGAGGCAGCCCCATCACGAACAACGGCAAGAGCAACGGGAGTTACAGCTTCACCGAGCTGTTCGACACGATCATCAACGTCGTCAGCCAGGGTGAGACGCGGCGGGGCCAGTTCGCGGGGTACATCGATGTTGAGCACGACGACTTGGAGGAGTGGCTCAACATCAAAACCGAGGGAGATCCCGTCCAGGACATCTACTACGGCGTCATCATCGGTGACGACTGGTTCCAGGCGATGGTCGACGGCGACGAAGCGAAGCGAGAGACGTGGGCGGAGATCATCGAGACACGGATCAACATCGGTGTCCCGTACATCATCTTCCGGGACAACATGAACGAGGGGAAGCCACAGGTCTACAAAGACAAGGGATACGAGATCAACGCCTCGAACCTGTGTACCGAGATTGCACTGCCGGCCACGCAGGACGAGAGCTTCGTCTGCTGTCTCTCGTCGATGAACGCGCTCCACTACGACGAGTGGAAGGACACCGACGCAGTGGAGACGCTGACGCGGTTCCTCGATGCCGTCATGGAGGAGTTCATACAGGAGGCGGAGGGGACGCAGTTCATGGAGCGCCCGGTGCGGTTTGCGAAACGGCACAGAGCAATCGGTATCGGCGTCCTCGGCTGGCACAGCTACCTCCAGAGCGAGATGATTCCGTTCGACAGCATGGAGGCGATGGAGAAAAACCAGGAGATATTCAGCACCATCAGAGAGCGGAGCTACGAGGAGAGTCGCCGGCTTGCCGACGAGTTCGGCGAACCGGAGGTGCTCGAGGGGTACGGTCGCCGGAACACGACGACGATGAGCGTGGCCCCGACGAAGTCCAGCAGTGTCATCCTGGGCCAGGTCAGTCCGAGCATCGAACCGCTGAAGTCGAACTACTTCGTCCGCGACGGCGCGAAGCTGAAGTCGACGCAGAAAAATCGGTTCCTCGAGGCGATCCTGAAGAAGCGAGGCAGAGACGAGCGAGAAGTTTGGGACAGTATCGCACAGAAAGACGGGAGCGTGCAGCATCTCGATTGCCTGACCGACGAAGAAAAAGACGTGTTCAAAACCTTCGCCGAAATCCCACAGATGGCGATTATCAATCAGGCAGCACAGCGGCAGACGTACATCGACCAGGCACAGAGCCTGAACATCTCCATCGACCCGAGTGAGGTGAGCGTCAAGGAGATCAATCAGCTCTACATTTCGGCCTGGGAGAAGGGGGTGAAGAGTCTCTACTATCAAAATAGCGTGAACGCTGCACAGAAATTCAGCCGGGACATTCTCGAATGCAAGGCCTGTGAGAGTTGA
- a CDS encoding ribonucleotide-diphosphate reductase subunit beta produces MTENKTTGRETETDIFSERTQLKPYEYADFLDYKDAIRNSYWVHTEFNFSGDVQDFKTNTTPGEKTVMKRTMLAIAQIEVQVKTFWADIYDEMPKAEVGNVGMTFAESEVRHMDAYSHLLDILGITEDFEAVTDVPAIEKRIEYLDEYLEKGESDDEQEYVMSILLFSAFVEHVSLFSQFLIMMSFDKHEKKFKGIANAVEATSKEEQIHGLFGVELVETIREENPGLFGEGFDEEVQEACRQAFEAEMEILDWIFAEGELEFLPREHVDTFLRDRFNQSLKNVGVEPIFEPDEDLLEETRWFDEEILMTKDNDFFSKRSTTYNKHAQSVTAEDMF; encoded by the coding sequence ATGACTGAAAACAAAACGACAGGGAGAGAGACAGAGACCGACATCTTCTCAGAACGAACGCAGCTGAAACCGTACGAGTACGCCGATTTCCTCGACTACAAGGATGCGATACGGAACAGCTACTGGGTTCACACGGAGTTCAACTTCTCAGGAGACGTTCAAGATTTCAAGACCAACACAACTCCTGGCGAGAAAACCGTCATGAAACGGACGATGTTGGCTATCGCACAGATCGAGGTTCAGGTCAAAACGTTCTGGGCAGATATCTACGACGAGATGCCCAAGGCGGAAGTCGGGAACGTCGGCATGACCTTCGCGGAGAGTGAGGTCAGACATATGGACGCGTACAGCCACCTCCTCGACATCTTGGGGATTACGGAGGACTTCGAGGCGGTGACCGATGTGCCGGCAATCGAGAAGCGAATCGAGTACCTTGACGAGTACCTTGAAAAGGGTGAGAGTGACGACGAACAGGAGTACGTGATGAGTATCCTGCTGTTCTCCGCGTTCGTCGAGCACGTCTCGCTGTTCTCGCAGTTCCTCATCATGATGAGCTTCGATAAACACGAGAAGAAGTTCAAAGGGATCGCGAATGCCGTCGAAGCGACCAGCAAGGAGGAGCAGATCCACGGACTGTTCGGCGTCGAACTAGTGGAGACGATTCGCGAGGAGAATCCAGGCCTCTTCGGTGAGGGGTTCGACGAAGAGGTGCAGGAGGCCTGTCGACAGGCGTTCGAGGCCGAAATGGAGATACTGGACTGGATATTTGCTGAGGGCGAACTGGAGTTCCTCCCTCGGGAACACGTCGACACGTTCCTGCGGGACCGGTTCAACCAGAGTCTCAAGAACGTCGGTGTAGAGCCGATATTCGAGCCGGACGAGGACCTGCTTGAGGAAACGCGATGGTTCGATGAGGAGATTCTGATGACGAAGGACAACGACTTCTTCAGCAAGCGATCGACCACGTACAACAAGCACGCGCAGAGCGTGACCGCGGAGGATATGTTTTAA
- the nrdR gene encoding transcriptional regulator NrdR, producing MNCPDCGHERTRVIDTESSGDGSSVRRRRECQRCSFRFTTYERPEWDSLQVKKRDGTIEPFDRAKLRAGIDRAVEKRDVSATAVAELVDEIEATVQGRDTQIVSSTFVGELVSERLREIDKVAYIRFVSVYKAFSEPEEFLRELDAVLDAEVDDFEPAAPDDDPPNS from the coding sequence ATGAACTGTCCCGACTGCGGCCACGAGCGAACGCGCGTCATCGACACCGAGAGCAGCGGCGACGGGTCGTCGGTCCGACGACGCCGCGAGTGTCAGCGCTGTTCGTTCCGGTTCACGACGTACGAGCGCCCGGAGTGGGACTCGCTCCAGGTGAAGAAACGCGACGGAACCATCGAACCCTTCGACCGGGCGAAACTCCGCGCGGGCATCGACCGAGCAGTCGAGAAGCGAGACGTGTCGGCGACGGCGGTGGCGGAGCTCGTCGACGAAATCGAGGCGACGGTACAGGGTCGCGACACCCAAATTGTCTCCTCGACGTTCGTCGGCGAGCTCGTCTCCGAGCGGCTGCGCGAGATTGACAAGGTCGCGTACATCCGATTCGTCTCGGTGTACAAAGCGTTCTCAGAGCCGGAGGAGTTTCTCCGCGAGCTCGATGCGGTGCTCGATGCCGAAGTCGACGACTTCGAACCGGCCGCACCAGACGACGATCCACCGAACTCATGA
- a CDS encoding acyl-CoA thioesterase, with the protein MPSTRHTSETATLDSSHTEMSEILMPNDTNNLGRALGGSVLHWMDICGAISARRFSNCQVVTAAMDHVDFIAPIDLGDVVTITGYVFDTGETSMDIKVDVQAERPAEGESADAATSFFSFVALDADETPAAVPDLECPSTAQQELRDEALARRQERRQALAETADD; encoded by the coding sequence ATGCCATCGACGCGACACACGAGCGAGACGGCGACGCTCGATAGCTCCCACACGGAGATGAGCGAGATTCTGATGCCGAACGACACGAACAACCTCGGCCGCGCGCTCGGCGGTTCTGTCCTCCACTGGATGGATATCTGTGGGGCAATCTCCGCGCGACGGTTCTCCAACTGTCAGGTCGTCACGGCCGCGATGGACCACGTCGACTTCATCGCCCCCATCGACTTGGGCGATGTCGTGACCATCACCGGCTACGTGTTCGACACCGGCGAGACGAGCATGGACATCAAGGTAGACGTACAAGCAGAGCGCCCGGCCGAGGGCGAATCGGCCGACGCGGCGACGTCCTTCTTCAGCTTCGTCGCGCTGGATGCAGACGAGACGCCCGCCGCCGTCCCGGACCTGGAGTGTCCGTCGACGGCACAACAGGAACTGCGGGACGAGGCCCTGGCCCGCCGACAGGAGCGCCGGCAGGCGCTCGCCGAGACAGCCGACGACTGA